From one Microcoleus sp. bin38.metabat.b11b12b14.051 genomic stretch:
- a CDS encoding 1-acyl-sn-glycerol-3-phosphate acyltransferase — translation MPNSINQVQPPLEFIPPAYNPLIVQGCQQILPWWLRFKTNISDIQAENVDTLAELFHQFQNQKVRFLLAFRHPNSEDPYCLGQLIWKLVPQAARAKGIPLQFPVHSHFIYDRGIPLWAGSGVGWLYSRLGGTPIVRGKIDRAGLRSARDLFANSQFPIAAAPEGATNGHNEIVSPLEPGIAQMGFWCVEDLLKAGRTDEKVLIVPIGIQYRYVNPPWLPLEKLLTQLEIDCGLPALEPTEITNLETQNSATKNHNNKFQYLRLIRLGSHLLAVMEAFYTRFYHRGLQPASSAVTSLSLPEPTANDGGNEQIIPRLTALLDVALQVAEEYFNLKPKGSLIDRCRRLEQAGWDYIYREDIKDIAALCPLERGLADRLAEEASLRMWHMRLVESFVSVTGRYVQEKLTAERLAETTLLLWDVLTRIKGGNPFGRPSLGKQQVQMTVGEPISVGDRWQGYQTSRRLAVAELTQDLQSALEGMIKS, via the coding sequence ATGCCCAATTCTATTAACCAAGTTCAGCCGCCGCTGGAATTCATACCGCCAGCCTACAATCCCCTAATCGTGCAAGGTTGTCAGCAAATACTTCCTTGGTGGCTGCGATTTAAGACGAATATTAGCGATATTCAAGCCGAAAATGTCGATACCCTCGCCGAACTATTCCACCAATTTCAAAATCAGAAAGTTCGCTTCTTATTAGCTTTCCGCCACCCCAACTCCGAAGATCCCTACTGTTTGGGACAACTAATTTGGAAACTCGTTCCCCAAGCGGCCCGGGCTAAGGGGATTCCCCTTCAATTTCCGGTACATTCCCACTTTATCTACGATCGCGGAATTCCCCTGTGGGCCGGTTCTGGCGTCGGTTGGCTGTATTCTCGCCTCGGCGGTACTCCGATTGTACGCGGCAAGATCGATCGCGCTGGATTGCGATCGGCCCGCGATTTATTCGCCAACAGCCAATTCCCCATCGCCGCCGCCCCAGAAGGCGCCACCAACGGTCACAATGAAATAGTCAGCCCCCTGGAACCGGGAATCGCTCAAATGGGCTTCTGGTGCGTCGAAGACTTGCTAAAAGCCGGACGCACTGATGAAAAAGTGTTAATTGTGCCGATCGGCATTCAATATCGCTATGTCAATCCGCCTTGGCTACCCCTAGAAAAGCTTTTAACTCAATTAGAAATAGATTGCGGGCTCCCAGCATTAGAACCCACAGAGATCACCAATTTAGAAACCCAGAATTCCGCTACCAAAAACCACAACAACAAATTCCAATATCTGCGCCTGATTCGCCTTGGCAGCCATTTGCTAGCTGTTATGGAAGCATTTTATACCCGTTTTTATCATAGAGGTTTACAGCCCGCATCATCTGCTGTAACCTCATTATCACTTCCAGAACCAACTGCAAATGATGGGGGCAACGAGCAGATAATTCCTCGACTTACAGCACTGTTAGACGTGGCTTTGCAAGTAGCAGAAGAATATTTTAACTTAAAGCCAAAAGGCAGTTTAATCGACCGCTGCCGCCGTCTGGAACAAGCAGGCTGGGACTATATTTATCGAGAAGATATCAAAGATATTGCAGCACTTTGTCCCTTAGAACGAGGATTAGCCGATCGCCTCGCTGAAGAAGCAAGTCTGCGAATGTGGCACATGAGACTTGTCGAAAGTTTCGTCTCCGTCACCGGCAGGTACGTCCAAGAAAAGCTGACAGCCGAACGTTTGGCAGAAACAACTTTACTGCTGTGGGACGTACTGACTCGCATCAAAGGCGGAAATCCTTTCGGCCGCCCTTCTTTGGGGAAACAGCAGGTACAAATGACCGTGGGCGAACCAATCTCAGTGGGCGATCGCTGGCAGGGATATCAAACCAGCCGCAGATTAGCCGTTGCCGAACTCACTCAAGACTTGCAATCAGCTTTAGAAGGAATGATTAAATCTTAA
- a CDS encoding ribonuclease catalytic domain-containing protein translates to MEKGTLVEFRVHGDRRLAVADRPDGKKNWVVVDENGQAHSIPPKQISYEAVGETYKPSDISKFLKEVEAYSDPSSLEVAWELLVDDGENTDPEGLAVLLFSDRTPAQCYAAYCLLSGDKLYFKQKGDRYEPRSTAQVAEIKHQQEVEQQRHQESQGFWDRVKQRLAGENNVDWLPSDRTRLDALERFATLGEEATHRTPALETLASLQRPENPEAAFGLLVDLGLWSPHENLFLRRSQIPLQLSAKVLEVAQSCLEEPLTESDTDRLDLTHLKVYTIDDESTTEIDDGLSLEFLDNGQQRLWIHIADPTRLLSPGDELDLEARKRTTTVYLPTGMIPMFPPALATGPMSLIQGKECSALSFSVTLDEVGAVEDYNIYISKIRPTYRLTYDDVDEMLELGIEAEPEISAIATLAKLRQKWRETQGAISIFMPESVIKVNGDDIKIHVIDDSTARLLVAEMMILAGEVAARYGQTHSLPIPYRYQPQPELPPEEELLAVPAGPARACAVRRCMPRSEMGLTPGRHAGLGLESYTQVTSPIRRYTDLLTHFQIKAHLRDEPLPFSAQEIQDIVMCLGTAVREASSVERQTNRYWGLEYLRRNPDEVWEALMLRWLREDSNLALILLEELGLELAMRFGRSVEIGDRLEVKVTHCDPRSDVINFQEVILEAAQ, encoded by the coding sequence GTGGAGAAGGGAACGTTAGTAGAATTTAGAGTGCACGGCGACCGCCGTCTGGCCGTTGCCGATCGCCCCGATGGCAAGAAAAACTGGGTCGTGGTAGACGAAAACGGTCAAGCGCACAGCATACCGCCCAAACAAATCAGCTACGAAGCAGTCGGAGAAACTTACAAACCCTCCGACATTTCCAAATTTCTTAAAGAAGTAGAAGCTTACTCAGATCCGTCAAGTCTAGAAGTAGCTTGGGAACTCCTAGTGGACGACGGAGAAAATACAGATCCAGAAGGCCTCGCCGTTTTGCTATTTTCCGATCGCACTCCGGCGCAATGTTATGCAGCTTATTGTTTGCTATCGGGAGATAAACTGTATTTCAAACAAAAGGGCGATCGCTACGAACCGCGATCGACCGCCCAAGTAGCAGAAATCAAACACCAGCAAGAAGTAGAACAGCAGCGACACCAAGAGTCTCAAGGATTTTGGGATCGAGTCAAACAGCGACTAGCTGGAGAAAATAATGTAGATTGGCTTCCTAGCGATCGAACTCGCCTTGATGCCCTAGAACGCTTTGCTACCCTCGGAGAAGAAGCAACTCATCGCACCCCGGCTTTAGAAACTTTAGCCAGCTTACAACGTCCCGAAAACCCCGAAGCAGCATTTGGGCTCCTAGTCGATCTCGGCCTGTGGAGTCCCCACGAAAACCTGTTTTTGCGACGCAGCCAAATTCCTCTACAACTATCGGCAAAGGTATTAGAAGTGGCGCAAAGCTGCTTAGAAGAACCCTTAACCGAATCGGACACAGATCGTCTCGATTTAACTCACCTCAAGGTTTACACGATCGACGACGAGAGCACCACGGAAATCGACGACGGACTCAGCTTAGAATTCCTCGACAACGGCCAGCAGCGCCTGTGGATACACATAGCCGATCCCACCCGCTTGCTTTCCCCCGGAGACGAACTCGACCTCGAAGCCAGAAAGCGCACCACTACAGTTTATCTGCCCACGGGCATGATTCCGATGTTTCCCCCAGCTTTGGCAACTGGGCCGATGAGTTTAATTCAAGGTAAAGAGTGCAGCGCTCTCAGCTTTAGCGTCACCTTAGATGAAGTTGGCGCAGTCGAAGATTACAACATCTATATCAGCAAGATCAGACCTACCTATCGCTTAACCTACGATGATGTAGATGAAATGCTGGAGTTGGGAATTGAAGCAGAACCGGAAATAAGCGCGATCGCCACTTTAGCGAAACTGCGTCAAAAATGGCGGGAAACCCAAGGCGCAATCAGCATTTTCATGCCCGAATCCGTCATCAAAGTCAACGGCGATGACATCAAAATTCACGTCATAGACGACTCCACAGCCAGACTGTTAGTAGCTGAAATGATGATTTTAGCTGGCGAAGTCGCAGCCCGCTACGGTCAAACCCACAGCCTACCAATTCCCTACCGCTATCAGCCACAGCCGGAACTCCCCCCAGAAGAAGAACTCCTAGCCGTACCCGCAGGCCCAGCCCGCGCCTGCGCCGTGCGCCGCTGTATGCCGCGCAGCGAGATGGGTTTGACCCCCGGACGCCATGCAGGCTTGGGTTTGGAATCCTACACCCAAGTTACGTCTCCCATCCGCCGCTATACCGACTTGCTGACTCACTTCCAAATTAAAGCCCATCTGCGCGATGAGCCCCTGCCTTTTTCGGCCCAAGAAATACAGGATATTGTGATGTGTCTCGGTACCGCAGTTAGAGAAGCTTCTAGTGTGGAACGCCAAACAAACCGTTATTGGGGATTGGAATATTTGCGGCGCAATCCCGATGAGGTTTGGGAAGCTTTGATGCTGCGCTGGTTGAGGGAAGATAGTAATCTGGCCTTGATTTTGTTGGAAGAGTTGGGTTTGGAGTTGGCGATGCGATTTGGTCGATCGGTCGAAATTGGCGATCGGCTAGAAGTCAAAGTCACACACTGCGATCCGCGATCGGACGTGATTAACTTCCAAGAAGTCATTCTCGAAGCTGCACAATAG
- the rpsR gene encoding 30S ribosomal protein S18, with product MTYFRRRVSPIKPGDPIDYKDVDLLKKYVTERGKILPRRITGLTAKQQRDLTRSIKRARIVALMPFVNQEG from the coding sequence ATGACTTACTTTCGCCGGCGCGTTTCGCCAATCAAACCAGGAGACCCGATCGACTATAAAGATGTCGATTTGCTCAAAAAATACGTCACAGAACGTGGTAAAATCTTGCCCCGCCGGATTACAGGTTTGACCGCAAAACAACAGCGCGACCTAACCCGTAGCATCAAAAGAGCAAGAATCGTAGCTTTGATGCCCTTCGTAAACCAAGAAGGCTAA
- the rpmG gene encoding 50S ribosomal protein L33: MAKGVRIIITLECTECRTNASKRSKGVSRYTTTKNRRNTTARLELKKFCPHCNKHTAHKEIK; this comes from the coding sequence ATGGCTAAAGGCGTCCGCATCATAATTACCCTAGAGTGTACTGAGTGCCGAACAAACGCGAGCAAACGCTCGAAAGGCGTGTCTCGGTACACCACGACCAAGAACCGTCGCAACACGACGGCGCGGCTAGAACTCAAAAAGTTCTGCCCCCATTGCAACAAGCACACTGCTCACAAAGAGATCAAGTAG
- a CDS encoding RDD family protein: MSSDLVPLIPKVSIARRAGAFCIDGIAVWIPSLILATNPIAQTILFILLWMILRVPAVRKNQGQSLGRWALDMKIADTRFQRIPGVQELCKREALLGFCAALAFAGVGGLTSSNAGVLLLMLPLAIDCSVAFTDTARFPQAFHDRLGETIVIGARRGYSLDIKVRRLLDQVQTNVRR; the protein is encoded by the coding sequence ATGAGTTCCGATCTAGTTCCCCTGATTCCGAAAGTATCGATCGCCCGCCGCGCCGGTGCCTTCTGCATCGACGGCATTGCCGTTTGGATACCCAGTTTGATTCTCGCCACAAATCCGATCGCCCAAACCATCCTTTTTATCCTACTGTGGATGATCCTGCGGGTACCCGCCGTCAGGAAAAACCAAGGTCAAAGTCTCGGGCGCTGGGCCTTGGACATGAAAATTGCCGATACCAGGTTCCAACGGATTCCTGGAGTGCAAGAACTCTGCAAGCGTGAGGCATTGCTGGGCTTTTGCGCCGCCCTAGCCTTCGCAGGTGTAGGTGGCCTCACATCAAGCAACGCGGGCGTCTTGCTGCTGATGTTACCACTGGCGATCGACTGTAGCGTTGCTTTCACCGATACCGCCCGGTTTCCCCAAGCTTTTCACGATCGACTCGGCGAGACGATCGTCATCGGAGCCCGGCGCGGCTACTCCCTCGACATCAAAGTTAGAAGATTGCTTGACCAAGTGCAGACAAATGTGAGACGATAA
- a CDS encoding type II toxin-antitoxin system YafQ family toxin gives MMMEVVWSSGFNRSFRKIAKKNPQLKDQIAKVLRLLADDPFTPSLKSHKLGGELAGLWSCSVTYDCRIIFNFSEDEELLEMVILLVDVGSHDEVY, from the coding sequence ATGATGATGGAAGTTGTCTGGAGTAGTGGATTTAATCGGTCTTTTAGGAAGATCGCAAAGAAAAATCCACAATTAAAGGATCAAATTGCTAAGGTGTTAAGGCTATTGGCAGATGATCCATTTACGCCATCTTTGAAGTCTCACAAGTTAGGAGGGGAGTTAGCCGGATTATGGTCTTGTTCTGTTACATATGATTGCAGAATAATTTTTAATTTCTCTGAAGATGAGGAATTGTTAGAAATGGTGATTCTATTGGTTGATGTTGGAAGCCATGATGAGGTTTATTAA
- a CDS encoding SGNH/GDSL hydrolase family protein, with product MSPNVKSPRPKSPKQQVLIRLVLAVIAAVIAFNIPHSLSPMFKEPVSEASPPPEIQNLLAGKRRIVTVGDSITEAAKYPGGYVWLLQRYLNALYPDRQIEILNAGISGNKASDMQVRFQKDAIDKKPDLITINAGVNDVWHAFFDFQNLQFHPQGNLAAGVPLAEYIDKITQMVLAAKAARIRVVLLSPTPIREILDGPENLRLQEYVAAMREIAKQNQCLFIDLNAPFREVIGTYQKHAGKTLNLLAADGVHPNPSGYRIIAFTILRGLGVPAKDIENLQVKN from the coding sequence ATGTCTCCAAATGTGAAATCGCCCCGTCCCAAATCCCCGAAACAGCAAGTTTTAATCAGACTTGTCCTCGCTGTAATTGCTGCTGTAATCGCCTTCAACATTCCTCACTCCTTAAGTCCCATGTTTAAAGAACCCGTATCCGAAGCCTCGCCGCCGCCCGAAATCCAAAACCTGCTCGCAGGGAAGCGCAGAATTGTGACTGTGGGCGACAGCATCACTGAAGCCGCAAAGTACCCCGGAGGTTACGTTTGGCTGCTGCAACGCTATCTGAATGCGCTTTATCCCGATCGCCAAATCGAGATCCTCAACGCCGGCATCTCCGGTAATAAGGCGAGTGATATGCAGGTGCGTTTTCAGAAAGATGCGATCGACAAAAAGCCAGATTTAATCACAATTAACGCCGGAGTCAACGACGTTTGGCACGCTTTCTTCGACTTCCAAAACCTTCAATTTCATCCCCAAGGCAACTTAGCTGCGGGAGTACCGCTAGCAGAATATATAGACAAAATAACTCAAATGGTGCTAGCAGCCAAAGCCGCAAGAATTCGAGTTGTGCTGCTTTCTCCTACTCCCATCCGCGAGATTCTCGACGGCCCAGAAAATCTCAGGTTGCAAGAATATGTTGCTGCGATGCGAGAAATTGCCAAGCAAAATCAGTGTTTATTTATCGATTTAAATGCACCCTTTCGGGAAGTAATCGGCACCTATCAAAAACACGCGGGAAAAACTCTAAATTTGTTGGCCGCCGATGGAGTTCACCCGAATCCGTCGGGATATCGAATCATTGCTTTTACTATCTTGCGCGGTTTGGGCGTACCCGCTAAGGATATTGAGAATTTACAGGTAAAAAATTGA
- a CDS encoding DUF4436 family protein, with protein sequence MQTVNKINLKKILISICSVTVVFAIILSIYSHNANAQEPYNASPDTTVAPKGLVEVKMTVIGVDPVKNEFETRLRFDLKGIYKKGPTYPAQDLLMTVNGANVEDSEIIFKEGKPMIVPALKFNLVKGKINNYPFDTHIAKVAISIDPLASIGKKFAPFELNPVPLEFKFNADVPGFDISYKPMEENSSIFIYIDVSATRSLPVKFFAIVIIVIMWVLSSMALLLALKVMKSGKLPEVGMLSWTGVMLFAFPAIRNSQPGVPPVGTASDFLSFFWTEIIVVVALVIIGSCWLKRYHPPIDK encoded by the coding sequence ATGCAAACTGTCAACAAAATAAATCTCAAAAAAATACTTATTTCAATTTGCAGCGTCACCGTAGTTTTTGCAATTATACTATCTATTTACTCTCACAATGCGAATGCTCAAGAACCCTACAATGCTTCTCCCGATACTACTGTAGCCCCCAAAGGCTTGGTTGAGGTCAAAATGACGGTTATTGGGGTAGACCCGGTTAAAAATGAATTTGAAACTCGCTTGCGGTTCGATCTCAAAGGTATTTATAAAAAAGGGCCAACTTATCCGGCTCAAGATTTGTTAATGACAGTTAACGGTGCTAATGTCGAGGATTCGGAAATTATCTTTAAAGAAGGCAAGCCGATGATTGTCCCGGCATTAAAGTTTAACTTAGTCAAGGGCAAAATCAACAATTATCCATTTGACACGCACATTGCTAAAGTAGCTATTTCGATCGATCCGCTGGCTTCTATTGGCAAAAAGTTTGCTCCATTTGAGCTAAATCCCGTGCCACTGGAATTTAAGTTTAATGCCGATGTTCCCGGCTTCGACATCAGTTACAAGCCGATGGAAGAGAATTCGTCTATCTTTATTTATATCGATGTTTCTGCAACCCGGTCACTCCCGGTGAAATTCTTTGCAATAGTGATTATTGTCATCATGTGGGTGCTGTCAAGTATGGCGCTGTTGCTAGCATTAAAAGTGATGAAATCGGGGAAGTTGCCGGAAGTTGGAATGCTGAGTTGGACGGGTGTGATGCTGTTTGCTTTTCCAGCCATTCGCAATTCTCAACCGGGAGTTCCGCCAGTGGGAACTGCGAGTGATTTCCTTTCGTTTTTTTGGACGGAAATTATTGTAGTAGTAGCGTTAGTAATTATCGGTAGCTGTTGGTTGAAGCGTTATCATCCGCCCATTGATAAGTAA
- a CDS encoding carotenoid oxygenase family protein encodes MQKLQIPQPQTTAEKPSYDRKDWQRGYESQPNESDYWIDDIEGEIPAGLQGTFFRNGPGLLDVNGSRIHHPFDGDGMVCAIVISDKRAHFRNRFVRTEGYLAEQKAGKILHRGVFGTQKPGGWLANIFDVKIKNIANTNIIYWGDKLLALWEAAQPYRLDPRTLETIGLDTLDGILEPGEAFAAHPRIEKGKNGAGDRLINFSVKPGLSSTITIYEFDESGKLLQKHAHAIPGFAFLHDMVITPNYCIFFQNPVSFNPLLFLLGFRSAAQCIQFSPNKPTQAILIPRNGTDEVKVLETEPCFVFHHCNAWEEDGQVFVDSVCYESFPTVEHDGDFLEIDFDTIPAGELWRFKLNLQDKTVQHQVVETRCCEFPTLHPNNVGQSYRYLYIGAADSATGNAPLQAILKIDFLTDERQLWSVAPRGFAGEPVFVPRPDAVAEDDGWLLVLMYDAANHRSTLAILDASDITKGPLAHLHLKQHIPYGLHGSFTPNVLLPVGS; translated from the coding sequence ATGCAAAAACTACAAATTCCCCAACCTCAAACAACAGCCGAAAAACCATCATACGATCGCAAAGACTGGCAGCGCGGCTACGAATCCCAACCCAACGAATCCGACTACTGGATTGACGACATAGAAGGCGAAATCCCCGCAGGCTTGCAAGGCACATTCTTTCGCAACGGGCCCGGATTATTGGATGTCAACGGTTCACGCATTCATCACCCCTTTGACGGCGACGGGATGGTTTGTGCGATCGTAATTTCCGACAAACGCGCCCACTTCCGCAACCGATTCGTGCGTACCGAAGGCTACCTCGCCGAACAAAAAGCCGGAAAAATCCTGCATCGAGGCGTATTCGGCACACAGAAACCCGGCGGCTGGTTAGCCAACATCTTCGATGTCAAAATCAAAAACATCGCCAACACCAACATCATTTATTGGGGCGACAAACTGCTAGCACTCTGGGAAGCAGCACAGCCCTACAGACTCGACCCCCGCACCCTAGAAACCATCGGATTAGACACCCTAGACGGCATCTTAGAACCCGGTGAAGCCTTCGCCGCCCACCCGAGAATTGAAAAAGGCAAAAATGGAGCCGGAGACAGACTAATCAACTTTTCCGTCAAGCCCGGTTTGTCGAGTACAATCACCATTTACGAATTCGACGAAAGCGGCAAACTGTTACAAAAACACGCCCATGCAATCCCGGGTTTTGCCTTTTTGCACGACATGGTAATTACCCCGAATTACTGCATATTCTTCCAAAATCCCGTCAGCTTCAATCCCCTACTTTTCCTCTTAGGATTTCGGAGTGCAGCCCAGTGCATTCAATTTTCACCAAACAAGCCCACCCAAGCAATTTTAATTCCCCGCAACGGCACTGACGAAGTAAAAGTATTAGAAACGGAACCTTGTTTTGTCTTTCACCACTGCAACGCATGGGAAGAAGACGGTCAAGTTTTTGTTGATTCAGTTTGCTACGAATCATTTCCAACTGTAGAACATGATGGCGATTTTCTGGAAATTGATTTTGACACCATTCCAGCAGGCGAATTGTGGCGGTTTAAGCTAAATCTGCAAGATAAAACTGTGCAGCATCAAGTTGTTGAGACTCGGTGTTGCGAGTTTCCGACTTTGCATCCGAATAATGTCGGACAATCTTACCGATATCTTTATATCGGCGCTGCCGATTCTGCCACCGGGAATGCTCCTTTGCAAGCTATTCTTAAAATAGATTTCCTAACGGATGAGAGGCAACTTTGGAGTGTCGCGCCGCGCGGGTTTGCGGGGGAACCAGTGTTTGTTCCTCGCCCCGATGCTGTTGCTGAAGATGACGGTTGGCTGTTGGTTTTGATGTATGATGCAGCTAATCATCGATCGACCTTAGCGATTCTAGATGCCAGCGATATCACCAAAGGCCCCCTAGCGCACCTGCATTTAAAACAGCACATTCCCTACGGTTTGCACGGCAGTTTTACACCAAACGTACTGCTTCCTGTCGGTTCGTAA
- a CDS encoding folate/biopterin family MFS transporter yields the protein MLLSPSGASKLKESLKEKVFFGNEPTPELIAILLIYFVQGILGLARLAVSFFLKDELGMSPAEVSAMLGVVALPWIIKPLFGFMSDGLPIFGYRRRPYIVLSGLLGTAAWVSLATIVHTPLAATGAIALSSLSLAVSDVIADSLVVERARKETVTDAGSLQSLSWGASAIGGLITAYLSGSLLQHFSTHTIFLITASFPLIVSATAWLITEEKIYKKTDFATVKDQVKKLREAVTQKTIWLPTAFLFLWQATPSSDSAFFFFTTNELGFQPEFLGRVRLVTSIAALVGIWLFQRYLKAIPFRVIFGWSTVIATALGMTTLLLVTHANRALGIDDQWFSIGDSLILTVIGQIAYMPVLVLSARLCPPGVEATLFAVLMSVSNLAGLISYEGGAILTHWLGITDRNFDYLWLLVVITNLSTLLPLPFLNWLPADSAESGDPNYQQSLPVLEPELGCAKPGGQHFMPEYFPDLVPTSIPESRRVDS from the coding sequence ATGCTCCTTTCCCCCTCTGGCGCCAGCAAACTCAAAGAATCTTTAAAAGAAAAAGTATTCTTCGGGAATGAGCCAACCCCGGAACTCATAGCCATCTTACTGATTTACTTCGTCCAAGGCATTCTCGGACTAGCCCGCTTAGCCGTCAGCTTCTTCCTGAAAGACGAACTCGGCATGAGTCCCGCCGAAGTCTCAGCAATGCTGGGCGTCGTCGCCCTACCTTGGATTATCAAGCCCCTATTTGGCTTCATGTCCGATGGCTTGCCCATATTCGGCTATCGGAGACGGCCTTACATCGTCCTCTCCGGGCTGTTAGGAACCGCAGCATGGGTGAGCCTCGCAACAATTGTACACACACCGTTAGCCGCTACAGGGGCGATCGCCCTTAGTTCCCTATCCCTCGCAGTCAGCGACGTAATCGCCGACTCCCTAGTGGTAGAGAGAGCGAGAAAAGAAACCGTTACCGATGCCGGTTCCCTGCAATCATTATCTTGGGGTGCATCTGCGATCGGCGGACTAATCACCGCCTACCTCAGTGGTTCCCTGCTGCAACACTTCAGCACCCACACCATCTTTTTGATCACCGCATCTTTTCCGCTCATTGTATCAGCAACAGCCTGGTTAATTACCGAAGAGAAAATCTACAAAAAAACTGACTTTGCCACAGTCAAAGACCAAGTAAAAAAACTGCGGGAAGCTGTTACCCAAAAAACCATCTGGCTGCCCACCGCCTTTCTATTCCTGTGGCAAGCCACCCCAAGCTCAGACTCCGCCTTCTTCTTTTTCACCACCAACGAATTAGGCTTTCAACCAGAATTTCTCGGTCGAGTGCGCCTTGTCACCAGCATAGCCGCGCTAGTAGGAATCTGGCTGTTTCAACGCTACCTCAAAGCAATTCCATTTCGAGTAATTTTTGGTTGGTCAACAGTCATTGCCACAGCTTTAGGCATGACAACGTTACTATTAGTAACTCATGCCAACCGAGCATTAGGAATTGACGACCAGTGGTTCAGCATTGGAGACAGCCTCATCCTAACAGTAATCGGACAAATTGCCTATATGCCGGTGCTGGTACTCTCCGCACGGTTGTGTCCCCCCGGCGTCGAAGCAACACTATTTGCAGTATTGATGTCAGTCAGCAATTTAGCAGGACTTATTTCCTACGAAGGCGGTGCAATTTTAACTCACTGGCTGGGAATTACCGATCGCAATTTCGACTACCTCTGGCTGCTAGTAGTCATCACCAACCTCTCCACACTTCTACCCCTCCCCTTCTTAAATTGGCTACCCGCTGACAGTGCAGAAAGTGGCGATCCAAACTACCAACAATCTCTCCCAGTATTAGAACCAGAACTCGGCTGTGCCAAACCGGGCGGACAGCATTTCATGCCCGAATACTTTCCCGACTTAGTACCGACATCAATTCCCGAAAGCCGCAGAGTTGATAGTTGA
- a CDS encoding cupin domain-containing protein, with product MIINPENVPNSTGSNYPEQFKSAVAGRVKKRLGNAAGLQNFGVNLVRLAPGSCSALRHWHSRQDELVYVLEGRVTLISNAGDEVLESGMVAGFRAGDADGHHLVNRSNADVVYLEIGDRTPDDSANYPDDDLIAKADGNSWIFTHKNGDIY from the coding sequence ATGATTATCAATCCTGAAAATGTGCCGAACAGTACGGGATCGAATTATCCCGAACAATTTAAATCTGCGGTGGCGGGAAGGGTTAAAAAACGCTTGGGTAATGCTGCGGGTTTGCAGAATTTTGGGGTAAATTTGGTGCGGCTGGCGCCGGGAAGTTGTTCTGCTCTGAGACATTGGCACTCTCGTCAAGATGAGTTAGTCTATGTTCTAGAAGGGAGGGTTACTTTGATTTCTAATGCCGGTGACGAAGTGCTGGAATCTGGTATGGTGGCTGGTTTTCGGGCGGGTGATGCTGATGGGCATCATTTGGTGAATCGATCGAATGCTGATGTTGTTTATCTGGAAATTGGCGATCGCACTCCTGATGATTCAGCGAATTATCCAGATGACGATTTAATTGCTAAAGCTGACGGCAATAGCTGGATTTTTACGCATAAAAATGGTGATATTTACTAA
- a CDS encoding class I SAM-dependent methyltransferase → MSQVNLWSSAEHALWYLAKADGIPHRTEGEAVLLEEVPQTVRRILDVGTGDGRLLGLLKCDRPNVECVAIDFSPTMLEKARIRFADDKTVTVIEHNFDAPLPDLGKFDAVVSSFAIHHVEDDRKRSLYAEIFELLEPRGIFCNLEHVASPTEALHEKFRVALGISKESEDPSNKLLDVETQLRWFRDIGFGEVDCYWKWRELALLVGVKPIAAPSD, encoded by the coding sequence ATGAGTCAAGTCAATCTTTGGAGTTCAGCGGAACACGCTTTGTGGTATCTGGCGAAGGCTGATGGTATTCCTCACCGCACTGAGGGTGAGGCGGTTTTGTTGGAGGAAGTACCGCAAACTGTGCGCCGGATTCTGGATGTGGGCACGGGTGATGGACGGTTGTTGGGTTTGCTTAAGTGCGATCGCCCGAATGTTGAGTGTGTGGCGATCGACTTTTCGCCGACAATGCTGGAAAAAGCCCGCATTCGCTTTGCTGACGACAAAACTGTCACGGTAATCGAGCACAATTTTGACGCACCTCTGCCGGATTTGGGCAAGTTTGATGCAGTGGTTTCGAGTTTTGCTATCCATCACGTTGAGGACGATCGCAAACGTTCGCTTTACGCCGAGATTTTCGAGCTTTTGGAACCCCGAGGCATTTTTTGCAATTTGGAGCACGTAGCGTCCCCAACAGAGGCTTTACATGAGAAGTTTCGAGTGGCGCTGGGTATTAGCAAAGAGTCCGAAGATCCGTCTAATAAATTGCTGGATGTGGAGACACAATTGCGTTGGTTTAGAGACATTGGTTTTGGTGAGGTAGATTGTTATTGGAAGTGGCGGGAACTTGCTTTATTAGTTGGGGTGAAACCCATCGCAGCGCCATCAGATTAG